In one window of Dehalococcoidia bacterium DNA:
- a CDS encoding cytochrome c biogenesis protein CcdA has product MTEGWVDYLTGPWGFAFAFAAGLLSFLSPCVLPLVPVYLAHLTGTTATLEPGASQRRRTVTHAATFVLGFTAAFSLLGASAGLLGVLFGSEHANFVRDHQRTLERVAGVVLIVLGLNLIGVIRIPFLYRTYSMQFATASAPAGAPSGGGSATMSMGGGGWAGIDYAKSFGVGSAFAIGWTPCLGPVLGAILTLSAATGDVAQGFYLLLVYSLGLGVPFIITGLAVVPMTRFFRRIRGVLPIVEVVTGVMIIFVGALIFLDEATIFNRFFSELPFLDELNEI; this is encoded by the coding sequence ATGACCGAGGGTTGGGTCGACTATCTCACCGGGCCGTGGGGGTTCGCGTTCGCGTTCGCCGCCGGACTGCTGTCGTTCCTTTCGCCGTGCGTGCTGCCGCTCGTGCCCGTGTACCTCGCGCACCTCACCGGCACCACCGCGACGCTTGAGCCCGGAGCATCGCAGCGCCGGAGGACCGTCACGCACGCGGCGACGTTCGTGCTCGGCTTCACGGCGGCCTTCTCGCTGCTCGGCGCGTCGGCGGGCCTGCTCGGCGTATTGTTCGGCTCCGAGCACGCGAACTTCGTGCGCGACCATCAGCGCACGCTCGAGCGCGTCGCGGGCGTGGTGCTGATCGTGCTCGGCCTCAACCTGATCGGCGTCATCCGTATCCCGTTCCTCTATCGGACGTACTCCATGCAGTTCGCGACGGCCTCCGCGCCCGCCGGCGCGCCATCGGGCGGTGGCAGCGCGACGATGAGCATGGGCGGCGGCGGCTGGGCCGGCATTGACTACGCGAAGTCGTTCGGCGTCGGATCCGCGTTCGCGATCGGCTGGACGCCGTGCCTCGGCCCCGTGCTCGGCGCGATCCTCACGCTCTCCGCGGCCACCGGCGACGTCGCCCAGGGGTTCTACCTGCTGCTCGTGTACTCGCTGGGCCTCGGCGTGCCCTTCATCATCACGGGACTCGCCGTCGTGCCGATGACCCGCTTCTTCCGCCGCATCCGCGGCGTCCTGCCCATCGTCGAAGTCGTCACCGGCGTGATGATCATCTTCGTCGGCGCCCTGATCTTCCTCGACGAGGCAACGATCTTCAATCGCTTCTTCTCCGAACTCCCATTCCTGGACGAGTTAAACGAGATCTAG